One genomic segment of Dehalogenimonas alkenigignens includes these proteins:
- a CDS encoding DUF6941 family protein gives MDEAKPLSHAKPVLIAALVCDVSAKDPTTGKISLLGIFDKIHVKQFPAKRPVSVYAKLTEAEGQYQFQCKYVYASTGETLAEAKGEFNSPNKLGTIELNLQFPPLPLPGEGRFDFQFWVNGQFLGQTFIDASAMD, from the coding sequence ATGGACGAAGCCAAGCCCCTCAGCCACGCCAAACCTGTCCTTATCGCTGCCCTGGTCTGCGACGTCTCCGCCAAGGATCCGACCACCGGCAAGATTTCGCTGCTTGGCATCTTCGATAAAATCCACGTCAAGCAGTTCCCCGCCAAGCGCCCGGTTTCGGTCTACGCCAAGCTGACCGAGGCCGAAGGCCAGTACCAGTTCCAGTGCAAGTATGTCTACGCCTCCACCGGCGAGACCCTGGCCGAAGCCAAGGGCGAATTCAACTCGCCGAACAAGCTCGGCACCATCGAACTCAACCTGCAGTTCCCCCCGCTGCCCCTCCCCGGCGAAGGCCGTTTTGATTTCCAGTTCTGGGTCAACGGCCAGTTCCTCGGCCAGACCTTCATCGACGCCTCGGCCATGGACTGA
- a CDS encoding DUF308 domain-containing protein, which produces MGTEPKVIPTQMWPRIIVIAAGVVLIAAGFMTGISLAALLGSVLCIGGVVSGVKYFWTHDEPS; this is translated from the coding sequence ATGGGTACAGAACCTAAAGTTATCCCCACCCAGATGTGGCCCAGGATTATTGTCATCGCCGCCGGCGTGGTCCTTATCGCGGCAGGGTTTATGACCGGGATCTCCCTTGCCGCGCTGCTCGGCTCCGTCCTTTGTATCGGCGGCGTGGTATCGGGTGTGAAGTATTTCTGGACTCATGACGAGCCGTCATAG
- a CDS encoding BFD-like (2Fe-2S) protein, with the protein MAPISEMTEFVCYCHQHTKADIEADLIKHHGRSSIMEKIMYHRKQGLCECDTKHPEKR; encoded by the coding sequence ATGGCACCAATCAGCGAAATGACAGAATTTGTTTGCTATTGCCACCAACATACCAAAGCGGACATCGAAGCCGACCTGATTAAACATCACGGCAGGTCTTCAATCATGGAGAAGATCATGTACCACCGAAAGCAAGGTCTTTGCGAATGCGATACCAAGCATCCGGAGAAGCGGTGA
- a CDS encoding iron chaperone has translation MAEKKVVQLSEDEKAAMKERLDELKAGKAAEGEGAVLAKISEMPEPDRSTARRIHEIVKAAAPGLKPRTWYGMPAWAAKDGKVVCFFQGAAKFSARYSTFGFNDSAKLDDGNMWPASFALKELTPAEEARISALVKKAVS, from the coding sequence ATGGCTGAAAAGAAGGTCGTGCAGTTATCTGAAGATGAAAAGGCAGCAATGAAAGAGCGCCTCGATGAACTGAAGGCCGGCAAAGCGGCGGAGGGGGAAGGCGCCGTCCTCGCCAAGATTAGTGAGATGCCGGAGCCGGACAGGTCAACGGCCCGGCGCATCCACGAGATCGTCAAGGCCGCCGCCCCCGGCCTCAAACCGCGGACCTGGTACGGCATGCCGGCCTGGGCTGCCAAAGACGGCAAGGTCGTCTGCTTCTTCCAGGGTGCGGCCAAGTTCAGCGCCCGCTATTCCACCTTCGGCTTCAACGATTCGGCCAAACTGGATGATGGCAATATGTGGCCGGCCTCCTTCGCCCTGAAGGAACTCACCCCCGCCGAGGAGGCGAGGATCAGCGCTCTGGTGAAGAAGGCGGTAAGCTGA
- a CDS encoding DUF2200 domain-containing protein, which produces MARHKIYTMSVGRVYPLYIAKAEKKGRTKAEVDEIIRWLTGYSQSELEARLRDQTDFETFFAEAPLLNPSRSLITGLICGVRVEEIEEPTMREIRYLDKLVDELAKGRAMEKILRK; this is translated from the coding sequence GTGGCCAGACACAAGATCTATACGATGAGCGTCGGGCGCGTCTATCCGCTTTATATCGCCAAGGCGGAGAAAAAAGGGCGCACCAAAGCTGAGGTAGATGAAATTATCCGCTGGCTGACCGGCTACAGCCAGTCCGAGTTGGAAGCGCGCCTGAGAGACCAGACCGATTTTGAGACCTTCTTCGCCGAAGCCCCTCTGCTTAACCCGTCCCGGAGCCTGATCACAGGCCTGATTTGCGGCGTCCGGGTGGAGGAAATCGAAGAGCCGACGATGCGGGAAATCCGCTACCTGGACAAGCTGGTGGATGAGCTGGCAAAGGGCAGGGCGATGGAGAAGATTTTACGGAAGTAA
- a CDS encoding major capsid protein yields MALTLTEASKMSNDLLMQGVVETMIKESPVLRRLPFIEIVGNGLTYNQEKTLPDIAFYDVGEEWTESAPEFEQKTAHLKIMGGDADVDNFLKTTRSNIQDLQAAVIQQKAKALKDRFEQVFIYGDEAESPKEFDGLRKLIDTATPGPQLIAMGAAGAALTLEKLDELIDAVKGGKPDLLLMSRRTRRKLNALMRVSGGVIETDRDSFGNSVQYWDGVAIGVNDWILDSHIVAGSVETAAVGGDCSTVYAVQFGEGALSGLSAPGFIQVENLGSLEDKDAVRTRVKWYASLALFSAVKAAALIGVKD; encoded by the coding sequence ATGCAGGGCGTGGTGGAGACGATGATCAAGGAATCGCCCGTTCTCCGCCGCCTGCCGTTTATAGAGATCGTCGGCAACGGGCTGACCTACAACCAGGAAAAAACCCTGCCGGACATCGCCTTCTACGACGTCGGCGAAGAGTGGACCGAGAGCGCGCCGGAGTTTGAGCAGAAGACGGCGCACTTGAAGATCATGGGCGGCGACGCCGACGTGGATAACTTCCTGAAGACGACGCGCTCCAACATCCAGGACCTGCAGGCCGCCGTCATCCAGCAGAAGGCCAAAGCCTTGAAGGACAGGTTCGAGCAGGTCTTCATCTACGGCGATGAGGCGGAGAGTCCGAAGGAGTTCGACGGCTTGAGAAAACTTATCGATACCGCAACCCCCGGGCCGCAGCTCATCGCCATGGGCGCCGCCGGGGCGGCGCTGACACTGGAAAAGCTCGATGAACTCATTGACGCCGTCAAGGGCGGCAAGCCGGACCTGCTGCTCATGAGCCGGCGCACCCGCCGCAAGCTGAACGCCCTGATGCGCGTTTCCGGCGGTGTCATCGAGACCGACCGCGACAGCTTCGGCAACTCCGTCCAGTACTGGGACGGCGTCGCTATCGGCGTCAACGACTGGATTCTGGATAGCCACATCGTCGCCGGGTCCGTCGAGACGGCCGCGGTCGGCGGGGATTGCTCGACGGTGTACGCCGTCCAGTTCGGCGAAGGGGCGCTGTCCGGCCTGTCCGCCCCTGGCTTTATCCAGGTGGAAAACCTGGGCTCGCTGGAGGACAAGGACGCCGTCCGCACCCGGGTCAAGTGGTACGCCTCGCTGGCGCTCTTCTCCGCGGTCAAAGCGGCGGCGCTCATCGGGGTGAAGGACTAA